From one Neovison vison isolate M4711 chromosome 1, ASM_NN_V1, whole genome shotgun sequence genomic stretch:
- the UBLCP1 gene encoding ubiquitin-like domain-containing CTD phosphatase 1 — protein sequence MALPIIVKWGGQEYSVTTLSEDDTVLDLKQFLKTLTGVLPERQKLLGLKVKGKPAENDVKLGALKLKPNTKIMMMGTREESLEDVLGPPPDNDDVVNDFDIEDEVVEVENREENLLKISRRVKEYKVEILNPPREGKKLLVLDVDYTLFDHRSCAETGVELMRPYLHEFLTSAYEDYDIVIWSATNMKWIEAKMKELGVSTNANYKITFMLDSAAMITVHTPRRGLIDVKPLGVIWGKFSEFYSKKNTIMFDDIGRNFLMNPQNGLKIRPFMKAHLNRDKDKELLKLTQYLKEIAKLDDFLDLNHKYWERYLSKKQGQ from the exons ATGGCCCTCCCTATCATCGTAAAATGGGGTGGACAGGAATATTCAGTGACCACACTTTCAGAAGATGATACCGTGCTAGATCTCAAACAGTTTCTGAAGACCCTTACAGGAGTGCTACCAGAACGCCAAAAGTTACTTGGACTTAAAGTTAAAG GCAAACCTGCAGAAAATGATGTTAAGCTTGGAGCTCTCAAACTGAAACCAAATACTAAAATCATGATGATGGGAACTCGTGAGGAGAGCTTG GAAGATGTCTTAGGTCCACCTCCTGACAATGATGATGTTGTTAACGACTTTGATATTGAAGATGAAGTAGTTGAAGTAGAAAATAG ggAAGAAAACCTACTGAAAATTTCTCGCAGAGTAAAAGAGTATAAAGTGGAAATTTTGAATCCtcccagggaaggaaaaaagcttTTGGTACTAGATGTTGATTATACGTTATTTG ACCATAGGTCTTGTGCAGAGACTGGAGTAGAATTAATGCGGCCATATCTTCACGAGTTCCTAACATCTGCATATGAGGATTATGACATTGTTATTTGGT CCGCAACAAATATGAAGTGGATTGAAGCTAAAATGAAA GAGCTGGGAGTGAGCACAAATGCAAATTATAAGATTACCTTCATGTTGGACAGTGCTGCTATGATAACCGTGCATACTCCAAGGAGAGGATTAATAGAT GTAAAGCCTCTTGGTGTTATATGGGGGAAGTTTTCAGAGTTTTACAGCAAAAAAAACACCATAATGTTTGATGACATAGGAAGAAATTTCCTAATGAACCCACAGAATGGACTAAAG ATAAGGCCTTTTATGAAAGCGCACCTAAATCGAGATAAAGACAAAGAACTTTTAAAGTTAACTCAGTACCTCAAGGAGATAGCAAAATTAGATGACTTTTTGGACCTTAATCACAAATACTGGGAAAG GTATCTGTCAAAGAAGCAAGGACAGTAG